DNA from Mucilaginibacter mallensis:
GTTGATTTTTGATTTCGCCACTGTCCTGCCCTTTTTTAATTACCAGGTAAAAGGCTTCCTCCATCTGTTGATCGTTCTTGCAGACCAGCTTATTTACTTCGGCATCGTGTGGCGCAACTTCAACCTCAGCATTCACCATAAAACAGCCCTTCTGCTGTTTATCGCCCAGCAAATCGTTGGTAGCCAACTCTAATAATTTTCTGACAGTATCTTTTGCTGATCCCGAGTGATTGATGAGTTCCTTAATTTGAGCTGCACCTGCATTTTGATAGCTCTCTAATGCCTTAACAAACAGCGTGTGCTTATCGGTATAAGTATCATACAAGCTCGACCGACTAATGCCCAGGCCATCCACCAAATCCTGCATAGACGTACCATTGTAGCCCTTGTACCAAAAAAGCTGTATAGCTTTGGCCAGCACTTCGTTTTCATCAAAATCTTTCGTTCTTGCCATATCCTGGAATAGCCTTGCTTGTTAAAAGCAAAGCTATTCATTTTTAATTATTTTTCTGTTAAAACAGCGGGTATTACCTTACACCGCCACTGGCCAGTAATAACTCGCCGGTTAACCAGCGTGAATCTTCAGACGCCAGGAATACAGCTACTTCAGCAATATCATCAGGCTGACCGATACGGCCAAGCGGAGTTGTTTTTACTAACTCTGTCTGAAAATCACTACCGATGAAACCAGCGGTATGCGTGCCTTCAGTTTCAACCATACCCGGGTTGATTGAGTTTACACGTATTTTTTTACCACCTAATTCTTTTGCCAATACATGGGTAATGGCATCAACTGCACCTTTTGTGGCCGTGTAAATGGAACTTCCCGGAGGCGCGATATTACTAACTGCCGAACCAATGTTAATGATGCTGCCACCATTCTCATTAAAGTTCTTTACCGCTCCTTGTGTGGTCAGCAATAAGCCAAGTACATTGGTGTTGAACTGGGTGTGGAAATCTTCTGCATTAAGCTCTTCAATACTGCCAAATTTATAAACACCGGCATTGTTCACCAAAATATCTACCGCTCCAAAAGCTTTTTTGGTTTCTTCAAATAAACGGGTGATATCAGCTTCGCTGGATACATTGCCTTGCACAGCTATGGCTTTACCACCATTTGTGGTGATTTCAGCAACTACCTTATCTGCATCAGCTTTTGCCGAAGCATAATTTACAACTACGCTTGCACCCGCTGCTGCAAGGTGTTTTGCTATACCTGCACCAATACCTTTTGACGCGCCTGTTATTACTGCTACTTTGTTTGCTAACTTTTTCATGTTGTGTATTAATTTTTCTATTTTTGGAATAATCGTTCCGCAAATATAAAATCAATTTGGAACGAACGTTCCAAATAAGAATTATTATTAGTTATGGATGACAAAAGGTATCTGTTCGCCCTTAGATCATCAGAGAACCTACAGCACAGGAGCAGCAAATAACACAAAGCTCAATAGTGCCAGGATCGTCCGCACTACATTATAATATTGCCAGCGGCTCCGTAATTGTTCCCAGTTTGCCGGAACGTTTTCATTTGTCCAGGTCACAACCTGCCTGTTAATCGGCACTTCAATAGCGGTTGTGATCACCAATGCACCAACTATCAGCAACAACGAACTTATCATCACCCAAAACTCCCAATTGCTTTTGTCGGGGTAAAATACAATGGATAAGCCCATCAACATAACGCAAAATAGGGAGATATTGCGCATCGGCACCTCCAGGTTGGCAACTATGATATGGGCGATCTTCGCCAACTCTGTTGCTGTAAATAATTGGTACGAGCGGCTCAGCGCAAAATACAGTCCCCAGAACACCCCGCAGACCAGCATCAGGGCAAATAGCGCAGCAATAAAAGAAAATGGGCCATATAGATATGGACGATCCAGCAGCAAAAAGATTTTAAACAGGCTTTCCCCGGTGATTTTAAACGATTCGTCGGCGTTTGCTGAGCCACCATCTATTAGATGGTTATATCCGGAGTTTTTAAATTAAATTTACCTGACCGGTGATTAATAAATAAACTATATACTATGAAAACCTTAAGATCCTGCTTATTCATACTGATGCTGTCGGGCATAACCCTGTTAATTTCCTCAAAAGAATGTTCCGCACAGCGTACATTGCTCGCACTATCCAAAGGCGATCATGTACTTGAGGTCATCGATCCGACCTCTTTAAAAGTTATCGCGAGTGTGCCTGTAGGACAGGATCCGCATGAAGTGATCGCCTCGGCCGATGGAAAAACTGCCTATGTATCGATCTATGGCGGCGGTAGCCTGCACGAAATTAACGTGATCGACCTGGTAACGCAAAAACCACTACCAACAATTGATACCAAACCATTAAATGGCCCACATGGATTAGTCTTTAATAATGGTAAAGTATGGTTCAGTGCTGAAGGTGCCAAATCAGTAGCCCGCTATGATCCGGCAAGCGGAAAGTTCGACTGGGCCATGGGTACCGGACAAAACCGGACACACATGCTGTACGTGACGCCCGACGGGAAGCAAGTATACACTACGAACGTGGCTTCGGCTACCGTAAGTATTTTAACCGACAGCCTGCTG
Protein-coding regions in this window:
- a CDS encoding TetR/AcrR family transcriptional regulator, producing MARTKDFDENEVLAKAIQLFWYKGYNGTSMQDLVDGLGISRSSLYDTYTDKHTLFVKALESYQNAGAAQIKELINHSGSAKDTVRKLLELATNDLLGDKQQKGCFMVNAEVEVAPHDAEVNKLVCKNDQQMEEAFYLVIKKGQDSGEIKNQQDARALSRFIFNTVKGMRVTAKSVTDPSVFDDIIKLTISALD
- a CDS encoding DUF1772 domain-containing protein; translation: MLLDRPYLYGPFSFIAALFALMLVCGVFWGLYFALSRSYQLFTATELAKIAHIIVANLEVPMRNISLFCVMLMGLSIVFYPDKSNWEFWVMISSLLLIVGALVITTAIEVPINRQVVTWTNENVPANWEQLRSRWQYYNVVRTILALLSFVLFAAPVL
- a CDS encoding beta-propeller fold lactonase family protein; its protein translation is MKTLRSCLFILMLSGITLLISSKECSAQRTLLALSKGDHVLEVIDPTSLKVIASVPVGQDPHEVIASADGKTAYVSIYGGGSLHEINVIDLVTQKPLPTIDTKPLNGPHGLVFNNGKVWFSAEGAKSVARYDPASGKFDWAMGTGQNRTHMLYVTPDGKQVYTTNVASATVSILTDSLLKPENHGGGFTPPPHRDWVQTLIPVGKGSEGFDVSPDGRELWTAGADDGVITIIDLASKKVSVQLDAQVTGANRLKFTPDGKRALITSLRTGDLFIFDVATHHLIKKISTGRGAAGILVDDDGSRAFIGCTADDYIAVVNLKTLEVTAHIPVRGADGLAWAERH
- a CDS encoding SDR family NAD(P)-dependent oxidoreductase translates to MKKLANKVAVITGASKGIGAGIAKHLAAAGASVVVNYASAKADADKVVAEITTNGGKAIAVQGNVSSEADITRLFEETKKAFGAVDILVNNAGVYKFGSIEELNAEDFHTQFNTNVLGLLLTTQGAVKNFNENGGSIINIGSAVSNIAPPGSSIYTATKGAVDAITHVLAKELGGKKIRVNSINPGMVETEGTHTAGFIGSDFQTELVKTTPLGRIGQPDDIAEVAVFLASEDSRWLTGELLLASGGVR